A genomic window from Halomonas sp. LR3S48 includes:
- a CDS encoding DUF1127 domain-containing protein: MDLRKITTWRKRGYGRIASYRDHAELRECDARMLRDIGLHRECGHLLPLHPEQDETIR; this comes from the coding sequence ATGGATCTGCGCAAGATCACCACATGGCGGAAGCGAGGCTACGGAAGGATTGCCAGCTATCGGGACCATGCCGAATTGAGAGAGTGCGACGCGCGAATGCTGCGTGACATCGGGCTGCACAGAGAGTGTGGCCACTTGTTGCCTCTTCATCCGGAGCAAGATGAAACGATTCGTTGA
- a CDS encoding MFS transporter: MAKKIASRMQAGDESSDLGRVAVLALGVFAVGTGEFVLAGMLPLLMVAFKISAMQAGQIVTVFAIICAIAAPVLTTLTASWKRRTVLITAIATYLAGAVGTALAPTYLNVLLAQAVAAAGVGLFIPNASVTAAALVRKDFQGRAIAIVVTGFTAAVAVGAPLGTALGGIAGWRMTMWFTAALAIPGLLGVLALVPRHVAVEAPGTLSQRLRPLADQRVLAIMATTLVGFTAVFIPYTYVGIIFAPATAGSSVALAALMVTLGVIGAAGNFGAGLLADRIGGARVVAIALVWLAVSAVVLPWTTAHFGSAVAIIAFYAVAAFAITTPQQHRLMSLRPDAAAVLISLNQAVLYLAIAMSGMVGAIGIGWIGPQYVSLVAAFLAIVALGISMFADRRKEPAFMGTACRKNTHNQNG; encoded by the coding sequence ATGGCTAAAAAAATAGCCTCGAGAATGCAGGCGGGCGATGAATCGTCCGATCTGGGGCGCGTCGCGGTGCTGGCACTGGGCGTCTTCGCGGTCGGTACGGGCGAGTTTGTCCTTGCCGGCATGCTGCCGTTATTGATGGTAGCGTTTAAAATCTCGGCCATGCAGGCCGGTCAGATTGTCACAGTCTTTGCGATCATCTGCGCTATCGCTGCCCCGGTGCTAACCACGCTTACCGCATCCTGGAAGCGTCGCACAGTGCTAATTACAGCCATCGCGACCTATCTTGCGGGCGCAGTCGGCACGGCGCTGGCGCCGACTTACCTGAATGTGCTTTTGGCACAAGCCGTTGCCGCGGCCGGGGTGGGGCTATTTATTCCCAATGCCTCGGTGACGGCGGCCGCCCTGGTGCGGAAGGACTTTCAGGGGCGCGCCATTGCCATTGTCGTTACTGGCTTTACCGCAGCTGTTGCGGTTGGTGCGCCACTTGGCACCGCGTTGGGTGGGATAGCCGGTTGGCGCATGACGATGTGGTTTACGGCTGCACTGGCCATTCCCGGTCTTCTTGGCGTGCTCGCCCTAGTGCCGAGGCACGTGGCGGTTGAAGCGCCGGGTACACTGTCGCAACGCCTGCGCCCCCTGGCAGACCAACGGGTGCTGGCGATTATGGCAACTACTTTAGTTGGTTTCACGGCCGTTTTTATCCCCTATACCTATGTCGGCATCATCTTTGCGCCGGCGACGGCGGGAAGCAGTGTGGCATTGGCAGCGCTTATGGTCACACTGGGTGTGATCGGTGCCGCCGGAAATTTTGGTGCCGGACTTCTGGCCGACAGGATCGGCGGCGCAAGAGTCGTTGCAATTGCACTGGTATGGTTGGCGGTCAGCGCCGTTGTCCTGCCGTGGACGACCGCCCACTTCGGTAGCGCCGTGGCAATTATCGCCTTCTATGCGGTGGCAGCCTTCGCTATCACTACGCCACAGCAGCATCGTCTTATGTCCCTCCGGCCCGATGCTGCCGCGGTACTGATCTCGCTAAACCAAGCAGTCCTTTATCTTGCCATTGCCATGTCGGGAATGGTCGGCGCTATCGGGATCGGGTGGATAGGTCCTCAATACGTTAGTCTTGTCGCCGCGTTTCTGGCAATTGTTGCACTCGGCATTTCGATGTTCGCAGATCGGCGGAAGGAGCCAGCTTTTATGGGCACAGCTTGCCGGAAGAATACTCACAACCAGAACGGCTAA
- a CDS encoding RidA family protein, which yields MSETIEARMKTLGIELPAPSMPGASYVPYHLTGNLLFVTGQLCQWNGERRFAGKLGDAYGLEQGQQAARLCGLNLIAQLNAALDGDLKRLVSTVRLAGYVNSTPDFHGQSQVMNGASDLFLEAFGEKGRHTRLAVGVSALPYDLAVEVEGVFEVRPA from the coding sequence GTGTCTGAAACCATCGAAGCCAGAATGAAAACCCTGGGTATCGAGCTGCCCGCACCGAGCATGCCGGGAGCCAGCTATGTGCCCTATCACCTGACGGGTAATTTGCTTTTCGTAACTGGCCAGCTGTGCCAGTGGAACGGTGAGCGGCGCTTTGCCGGCAAGCTCGGCGACGCCTACGGTCTCGAACAGGGTCAGCAAGCCGCCCGCTTGTGCGGCCTGAACCTGATCGCCCAGCTCAACGCCGCACTCGATGGCGATCTGAAGCGTCTGGTCAGCACGGTCCGGCTGGCCGGTTATGTCAATTCCACGCCCGATTTTCACGGTCAATCCCAGGTCATGAACGGGGCATCCGATCTCTTCCTCGAGGCGTTTGGCGAAAAAGGGCGCCACACGCGCCTGGCGGTAGGTGTCAGCGCGTTGCCGTATGACCTGGCCGTTGAGGTGGAGGGGGTCTTCGAGGTTCGCCCTGCGTAA
- a CDS encoding putative quinol monooxygenase, producing MSQSTLFIIHKALPGKRDEVRRAWETHLAPSIESRQVHDAYFYCYDDSDPDTIRVFQRYADGADPQAFMQGPAYDAYIAAVSPLLAHPPVIHAATVAWAKSMAAPVTETA from the coding sequence ATGAGCCAGAGCACTCTCTTCATCATCCACAAGGCATTGCCTGGCAAGCGCGACGAGGTACGCCGCGCCTGGGAGACCCACCTGGCGCCCAGTATCGAGTCGCGTCAGGTCCACGACGCCTACTTCTACTGCTACGATGACAGCGACCCCGATACGATCCGCGTCTTCCAGCGCTATGCCGACGGCGCGGATCCGCAGGCCTTCATGCAGGGGCCGGCCTACGACGCCTATATCGCCGCGGTGTCGCCCTTGCTTGCCCACCCGCCCGTGATCCATGCCGCCACGGTGGCCTGGGCCAAGAGCATGGCGGCTCCGGTAACCGAGACAGCCTGA
- a CDS encoding FMN-dependent NADH-azoreductase, whose translation MTRLLHLDASPRPGRAGTHNHGSHTRRLTHHFISRWRTLEPDAEIVYRDIGANPPQLTSVEWIEAAFTPIEQQTEPMRELLTESDALANEVIRADILVLGVPMYNFGPPAAFKAWIDNIVRLGRTVDYDPKYGPHPHLPLENYLPLLADRSRHAVLLSSRGDHGFDPGGRLAALNHMEPGARTALQFIGIAGFHSIAIEHQEEGGDVLAASTASALSRIDRLVENLHLELETPRLTQPA comes from the coding sequence ATGACACGTCTACTTCACCTCGATGCCAGCCCGCGCCCCGGCCGCGCCGGCACCCACAACCACGGCTCGCATACCCGCCGACTGACCCACCACTTCATTTCCCGCTGGCGCACTCTGGAGCCGGATGCCGAGATCGTTTATCGCGATATCGGCGCCAATCCGCCGCAACTAACCAGCGTCGAATGGATCGAAGCCGCCTTCACGCCCATTGAGCAGCAAACCGAACCGATGAGAGAACTGCTCACCGAGAGCGATGCCCTGGCGAATGAGGTCATAAGGGCCGACATCCTGGTGCTCGGCGTACCGATGTACAATTTCGGCCCGCCGGCAGCGTTCAAGGCCTGGATCGACAACATTGTTCGCCTGGGTCGCACCGTCGACTACGACCCGAAATATGGTCCTCACCCCCATCTGCCGCTTGAGAATTACCTGCCGCTGCTGGCCGACCGGTCGCGCCACGCGGTGCTGCTCTCCTCCCGTGGCGACCACGGCTTCGACCCGGGGGGCCGCCTGGCCGCACTCAACCATATGGAGCCTGGCGCACGCACCGCGCTGCAGTTCATCGGCATCGCTGGCTTTCACAGCATCGCCATCGAGCATCAGGAGGAAGGCGGTGACGTACTGGCCGCCTCGACCGCAAGCGCCTTGTCGCGTATTGACCGGTTGGTGGAGAATCTGCATCTTGAGTTGGAAACACCACGCCTGACGCAACCGGCGTGA
- the gcvA gene encoding transcriptional regulator GcvA, with protein sequence MTPRRLPSLSALRAFEAAARHLSAKRAAEELSVTPTAISHQIRQLEESLGVALFVRRPRQLVLTAQGQSLLTVLSGSFDAIAETVAKLRRPPARQAVTLSTTPAVAARWLLPWVCLLRDAHPQIDLSIQVSHQAVALDGVVADMAIRYGEGPWPGLAAEKLFDNVFVPVCSPMLKLREPAELVHHTLLHFSSPAPLDWAAWQRQVQVPGLDVSAGLMFSDETHGITAALDGQGIALMSRYLVEEELRQGRLVQPFGPEIQAAPFQLVYPPERLEESAIAAVRDWIMGLLDSPSRENACRSIVERQS encoded by the coding sequence ATGACGCCGCGTCGATTGCCTTCTCTCTCTGCCCTGCGCGCCTTCGAGGCGGCGGCGCGTCACCTCAGCGCCAAGCGCGCCGCCGAGGAGCTTTCGGTCACGCCGACGGCGATCAGCCATCAGATACGCCAGCTCGAGGAGAGCCTGGGGGTGGCCCTGTTCGTGCGGCGGCCGCGGCAGCTGGTGCTGACGGCCCAGGGCCAGTCGCTGCTCACCGTGCTGAGCGGCTCCTTCGATGCCATCGCCGAGACGGTGGCCAAGCTGCGACGTCCGCCGGCGCGACAGGCGGTAACGCTTTCCACCACACCGGCCGTTGCCGCACGCTGGCTGCTACCCTGGGTCTGCCTGCTGCGCGATGCCCACCCGCAAATCGACCTGAGCATTCAGGTTTCCCACCAAGCGGTTGCTCTGGACGGGGTCGTTGCCGACATGGCGATTCGCTATGGCGAGGGCCCCTGGCCCGGGCTGGCCGCGGAGAAGCTGTTCGACAATGTCTTCGTGCCCGTCTGCAGCCCCATGCTGAAACTGCGTGAACCGGCCGAACTGGTGCATCACACGCTGCTCCACTTCTCTTCGCCCGCACCGTTGGACTGGGCGGCCTGGCAGCGCCAGGTCCAGGTCCCGGGACTCGACGTCAGCGCCGGGCTGATGTTCTCCGACGAAACCCACGGCATCACCGCCGCACTGGATGGCCAGGGCATAGCCCTGATGAGCCGATACCTGGTCGAGGAGGAGCTGCGTCAGGGGCGCCTGGTACAGCCATTCGGCCCCGAGATACAGGCCGCCCCCTTCCAGCTCGTCTACCCGCCCGAGCGGCTCGAGGAGTCGGCCATCGCCGCCGTGCGCGACTGGATCATGGGGTTATTGGACTCACCGTCCAGAGAGAACGCCTGCCGCTCTATCGTCGAGCGCCAGTCATGA
- a CDS encoding GNAT family N-acetyltransferase yields MLIKLVPSANAPLDLLLEADPSADNIRRYLENSSCYVATIGNETVGAYAIQSMGGGVHELMNIAVAPAHQGKGIGAKLLEHAVNSTRERGARRLELGTGTFGYQLTFYQRAGFRVIAVERDYFLTHYDEPIYENGIQHKDQLRLAINFDRALY; encoded by the coding sequence ATGCTGATCAAGCTCGTACCCAGCGCCAATGCCCCTCTCGATCTTCTGCTGGAAGCAGACCCTTCAGCAGACAACATCCGTCGCTATCTCGAGAACTCGAGCTGCTACGTCGCGACAATCGGCAATGAAACGGTCGGGGCTTACGCCATCCAGTCCATGGGTGGCGGCGTTCATGAACTGATGAACATCGCAGTCGCCCCGGCGCACCAAGGGAAAGGCATTGGGGCGAAGCTGCTGGAGCATGCCGTTAACAGCACCCGAGAGCGGGGTGCACGACGCCTGGAACTGGGCACCGGCACCTTCGGTTATCAGCTCACCTTCTACCAGCGCGCGGGGTTCCGGGTCATCGCCGTGGAGCGGGACTACTTCCTCACCCACTACGACGAGCCAATCTACGAGAACGGCATTCAGCACAAGGACCAGCTGCGACTGGCCATCAACTTTGATAGAGCCTTGTACTGA
- the sigJ gene encoding RNA polymerase sigma factor SigJ, with the protein MSSADLLRFEEARPMLLGLAYRILGSRADAEDAVQDTFLKWQAADHEAIDTPHAWLTTACTRRCLDLLGNAHRARVEYVGAWLPEPIPTTVVSDAERSMQLADSLSTAFLLLLERLSPKERAAYLLHEIFDTSYAEIAAMLELKEPACRKLVSRARSNLQTAEERHTPPRERQQALLEAFRLAITEGATARLANLLSAEVRLSADGGGKVPTLLEPLHGKSTVLDFLASRLSQYWDNYEWREADINGGCGFVMRREGNVVATVTFGYDRSGQASDIFIVRNPDKLARLTS; encoded by the coding sequence ATGTCTTCTGCCGACTTGCTTCGCTTCGAAGAGGCTCGCCCCATGCTGTTGGGGCTGGCCTATCGCATCCTCGGTTCGCGCGCCGACGCCGAGGATGCGGTACAGGACACCTTTCTCAAGTGGCAGGCAGCGGATCATGAGGCTATCGATACGCCCCACGCCTGGCTGACCACAGCCTGCACGCGACGCTGCCTCGATCTGCTGGGCAACGCCCACCGGGCTCGGGTCGAGTACGTCGGCGCCTGGCTGCCCGAGCCCATCCCGACCACCGTCGTCTCCGATGCGGAACGCAGCATGCAGCTGGCAGACTCGCTCTCCACCGCCTTCCTGCTGCTGCTGGAACGCCTGTCGCCCAAGGAGCGAGCGGCCTATCTGCTGCACGAGATCTTCGACACGTCCTACGCAGAGATCGCCGCCATGCTCGAGCTCAAGGAGCCGGCCTGCCGCAAGCTGGTGTCCCGGGCACGAAGCAACCTCCAAACCGCCGAGGAACGGCACACCCCACCGCGGGAACGCCAGCAGGCTCTGCTGGAAGCGTTCAGGCTCGCCATCACCGAAGGCGCCACGGCACGGCTCGCGAACCTGCTCTCGGCCGAGGTTCGCCTGAGTGCCGACGGCGGCGGCAAGGTGCCCACCCTGCTCGAGCCGCTGCACGGCAAGTCGACTGTACTCGACTTCCTGGCCAGCCGGTTGAGCCAGTACTGGGACAACTATGAATGGCGTGAAGCCGATATCAACGGGGGCTGCGGCTTCGTGATGCGCAGAGAGGGAAATGTCGTCGCGACGGTGACCTTCGGCTACGACCGCTCAGGGCAGGCGAGCGACATCTTCATCGTGCGCAACCCCGACAAGCTGGCGCGGCTGACGTCATGA